The Carassius gibelio isolate Cgi1373 ecotype wild population from Czech Republic chromosome A1, carGib1.2-hapl.c, whole genome shotgun sequence region ACGTGTTGTGGTTATAAATCTGTGTCTTCATCACAGGATCGCTTGCAGTCTCTGGTCTTCGGCCTGTTGAGACAGAGGAAGCTGGATTTCCTGGACATCTACAGCGAGGAGATGATCCGAGCAGCTAAAAACATCGTTCGACAGGTACATCACATgacagaaacacaaaaatgaaaatccaaaTGTTTCTTTGTATGACTTCTCTCTTTTTCCCCACACAGTGTGTTATGAAGTCTGTGTCGCAGATCAGTGAGATCGATGCAGACACTGTCAAGTGAgttaatatatgtttaatataaatatcactgcactgtttatcacaactgactatgtgtgtgtgtgtgtgtgatgcagatTTCACGAGCAGATGCGCTTGATGACGTTTCATCAGTGGTTTGATCTGCTGCTGGATATTTTTGAGCACTTCATCCTGTTCCTCAAGAGGATCAAGGTAACAGACTGATGTTCTTCAGGACGAAATGCACTATACTTGTTATAAACCACCAGCAGTCACTGACATTCAGAAAGCTTCACTTGGTCAACACAACTTCAAAATAGACTTGCATTCGACGTTCCTGGCAAACAGTGTTTGCTTCAAAATGTCCACAATGCAAACTCACCTGTGTTTGATTCAGGCTACGCTCAGCGTCATCCGCAACGTGGTGCTGGAGGTGCTGGACAGCAGCCAGAGGAGTCGGCTAGCAGACGCCAATCATTCTGACGGCAGGACcaatgaggaggaagaggaggcggAGTCTGGAGGCCCCGCCCTTCATTCAGGAGAGGCGGAGCTTGCATATCTCACTCACGAGGGGCTGTTCATCAGCGATGCGCTGAATGAAGCGGAGCAACGCAGTAATGCAGCAGCACACGCACAGCTgagagcacagacacacacagagacctgTGGGAGCGACTCGGCCTCCGTAACCACCGAATCATCCTCCAGCAGGGAACACAACTCCAACACTACCTCCTCCCTGCCCATAGGAGGCGCTGCTGCCATGTGAGTTAGCATTACAGAAGCGTTTCTGtggttcaaaggtttggggaaaatatttattttctaaataaacaatTCAGCGAGTATGCATTAACTAatcaaactttctattcatcaaaacaaTCTAAAGAGAcatgtatcacagtttctacaaCAATATTCATCACCTGTTTTCGGCATTGTtgataaacagaaatatttcttgagcagtaaatcggtatatcagagtgatttctgaatgtgacactgaagactggaggaatgatgctgaaaattcagctgcccatcacaggaataaattacattttacaatatatatacaaatataaaacggctattataaattataacaatatttcacaatactactgttttcactgtattttttaacaaataaatgggtgagcagaagagacttccttcataaaaaaaaagtaaaaataaatatatatatatatatatatatatatatatatatatttcttttttttcttctttttttttacataatgttttGTATACAAATATTGAAGTAtgttataacatttaacatttctacacaaatttgatttattgtaatgcaaaaaaaatgtttttgtatatgtatatCCTTTGTGTAACAGCATGAATACACCGGCTGTGAAAATCTGTGAAACATGTGTGTTCTGTCTGGCAGTAGTGAGGACGTCATGCCGTCTGATCTGGAGTTGAGTCGGGTGGCCAGTAACGTTCAGGAGCTGCTGTACACGGCATCAGACGTCAGTCACGACCGCTGCGTCAAAGTGCTGATGACCCGAGCCAAGGTAAACACACACAACCGGTTCGAGCACTTTTAACGCATCGCTGCTTTCAAAACTCCTTTAAACATGACGAGTTGGTCTCCTCCTGTATGAGTTACATAACGCTGACACTACGAAGCACAGCTGTTGACGTCAGTCTGGTTGTGCAGGACGGCTCTCTGGAGCGCTTGAGCGCGTCAGAGTTTGTGTGTTTGAGTCAAGCGGTGGAGTCGTTCGTCAGAGACACTGAAGAGCTGTGTGGCCGGCGCAGCATGAGCCTGAGGGGGGCGCTGCAGAGTCAGGCCAACCGCTTCGTGCAGCGCTTCCATGAAGAGCGCAAGACTAAACTCAGGTACAGCTGCCCTCGTGCGCTTTAGAGCTGTGAGCTTCCAGGCAGAGCTCAGTgagtcactgctgtgtgtgtgtgtgtgtgcagtctgcTGCTGGATAACGAGCGCTGGAAGCAGGCCGAGGTCCCGGCTGAGTTTCAGGATCTGGTCGACTCCATCGCTGACGGACGCATCATGCTGCCCGAGCGCAGACACACAGGTAGTGAACTATGGCAGTTCCTAAATAATTAAGTATATACATATGGATTTCCATAAAAGAGCCTATAACTTCaacactgatgtttttttttttatgtaaaaatcttgataacattataagtggacctcagagaacagtacaaaataaaaaaggcagttcatgaccccttttaagttttataaacctaatctaaacatatttttttccctAGTTATACAGATTTCTGTATTATAAGTGAatgattatttttgtactttgCCGATCACATAGTGTGTGATGAATGTATTTGGTGTGTCTCAGGGTCCGAGGACAGGAAGCCCGGTGAGTTTCTGTGCGTCGATGCGCAGAAGTACGCTGTGGTGGGGTGAGTTTTCACTACTTGACCAGTAAGTTCTCCTCCTGTCCCTATTGTGACCTTTAACCTTTTGTGTGCTCTGACAGGACGGTGCTGCTGCTGATCCGGATGTTTCTGGAGTACTGCCAGTGTGTGAACGACATCCCCTCCATCACCACCGACATTCTCACACGCCTCGCCGACCtgctcaaggtgtgtgtgtgtgtgtgtgtgatgttcagCTGGACACTGCCCTCTGACATCACTTGACTGACAGGTTGTGCTTTGTTTCCATGACTCAGCACTTCAATTCTCGCAGCTGTCAGCTGGTGCTGGGGGCGGGAGCTCTGCAGGTGGTGGGCCTGAAAACCATCACCACCAGAAACCTGGGTGAGAAGAAACATGTGATGCGTCTCCTAGATGCGCTGATGATGTTTACTAAATCTGAAATCACAGGGGCACTGTGGGTCCTTAAAGAATCTTCATTTGAGCTCTTACATTTGGGCACATTTATGCCAAAAGATCTCTTATGAGCCCACAGTTGAAGAATGATGGTGTTTATATTGTCATGTGCTGTAGATTGTTGTATGAGAGCATATTTAATCTCTCATCTTTTTTACATGAGCATATATTAACTCACATACATTTCATAATAAGAGTCCTGGTGTATTTCAGGCTTGATTCTAATTAAAAgtgtataaaatgttattttggttGCACAGCTCTGGCGTCTCGCTGTCTTCAGTTGGTGGTTCACTACATCCCTGTGATCCGAGCACACTTTGAGACCAGACTGCAGCCCAGACAGTACAGCATACTGAGACACTTGGACCACATCACCAAGGTAAACATCCTCTCATGCACACAGCACACGGTCACAGCTGTTTCACACTGCTAACACTCTCTCTTCAGGACTACAACGATCACATCGCGGAGATCTCTGCCAAGCTTGTGGCCATCATGGACAGTATGTTTGAGAAGGCTCTGTCTAAGGTGGGTTTGGGTCTCTGTGATCTCTGTAGTATCTCTGTGCTTTATCACGGCTGAACCGTGTGTGTTCTCTGCAGTACGAGGTGAAGGCGCCGATGCCGTCTGCGTGTTTGCGTAATGTGTGTAAACAGATGGCTAAGATGCACGAGGCTATTAATGAGCTGTTACCAGAGGAGCAGACGCAGGTGAGACGCCACGTGTGATGCTGGAGACATCAGCGGGAGCCCAGGCTATACactcatgtgtttgtgtgcttgtgtgtagATGCTGTTCCTCAGGATAAACGCCAGCTTTAAGCTGCATCTGAAGAGACAGTTAGCGCGGCTGGGAGTCGGCAATGATGGTGGACCTCAGTATGGGTGAGCGACTTTGAGAATTACAAACAAATTTCTATAATATTGattttacatataataaatatgtatttaaaattagTCTATTTTTTTACTATCATTTTCTACCAGTCTGTGATTATATAGGaatgtttttttcatgaattCTGGGATGTGACTTGTTCTTTCTGCCATCAGCTGctcatctttctctctctacaGGCTGGTAATGGTGGATGTGGCGTTTTACTCAGAGAACGTGCAGGCTCTGCGCTCTCTGGAGCATCTGGACTTAAACATGCCGGAGATCTGGGAGCAGAAAAGGTGATGACGGACAGCTCGTCCCGGCCAATCAGGCCTCTTTGTCACGCCTACCATCACGGTGACCAGCTCCGCCCCTGTATCTGAGGAGGACGTGAAGAGACTCAGGACTCGAGGTCTTGTGTGTTTGAATCCCTCGAGACACTGGAGTGACCGCTGGTGACAGACGCACTCTTCAGGGCTGTGATTCAGAGACTTCTGTACTAACAGGACGTGCCCCGGAGGTACTGACAGACTTCTTGTGGAGACCAAATCAGGACAAGCTTGAGTGGTTGATCAGTCGCTCATAGGATTTGTGGGGAACATGTGTTTTGTTGTCGTAAAGCGGAGACGCCTCAGTGCCTCCTCCAGTAACGCCACTACAGTGCATCTTTCCATTTGTGTGCAGTTctgtctgattattattattattattgctgaatTATTTAATCACAGTCAGAGGAATCAAGGAATGGTTATTTATTTGAATCGATTTTGTTGTTGATTGATCAATCATGGTTTTTTTCACATAAATCTTTCAGGTGATAACATCTATTTGGAGATCTGGAGCTAAAAAGGGTTTTAAACACATTTGGCTGATTTGTTCTCTGATTTTTCACCCATATAAATATGGCTGAGTTGAAGGATTAAAACTTAAAGGGTTAAAGGTCAAGGATTGCAGTccatctgtttaaatgaagtctgCTTTATATGATCTACATGGAGATCTTCTGTACTCCTCTTCAACAAAATCAGATAAAGTCTTTTACATTAATCAGGTTTAATCAAAACTATTGAAGATATTGGTAACACTGACTTCCAGAACCATATTATACTAAATTATAttagaaaaagaaattaaaatgaagTTTAAAGTCAGAGGAGAAATGAAGAAGAGAGTCCTACTGTGTTCTTGCAGAGATGAGATGCAGCCGAGTCTCGAAATGAAATAATTGTTCATGGAGATTCATCATTATACCTTCTTGTCCATGCAAACTAGAGCATTAACTTGATTTCTCCAGCATCCACATGTTACTGTCACTTTGTCTCTTCTCCAGTGCTACTTTGAATAAATCGAGGCCTGTGATTGGTTGTTGAGAATGGAAAGTGTGTTTTTAATCATCTATTGTTTTGCTATTTAACACTCATTCTGTTTGGTTCAAAAGTGCCTAACCTTTAATTTGGTGTCAGAAGCTTCTAactaaaactgtacatttgtgtgttgcgtgtgcgtgcgtgtgtctatgtgtgtgtttcGAGGGCCCTCGTTTTGGCAAAGAAATATACTGATGAGAAACTCTTGTGGCATGCTTGACTTTTTAAAATGTGGCACTTTTTATCATTAATAAAGCCACATTGAAAATAAATACTGTGGATTATTTTGCATATTACTTGTAGGCTGTTTCTCCAAATCTAGCTGCCTAATTAGtccaaaacattttgtttcataaatCATGTTAGTCTTAAAATTAGTTTGCAATTTTTATCAATTAAGTATgcaattttgcattatttattaacattaattaaaccgtattttattttttaaatttacgtAACACACTCTGTTTGGCATTCAGAGTagacttttattttacattttaatcctaACCGTTTCAGGGACTTTTATTCTGTTTCGCGTCTTCCGTCTTTCTGTTTCCGGTTGCGATCAGACCGTTGAAATGCCTCAAGGTAAACAGAAATTCAAGGCGCAGCGACCCGGAGGAGCTAAAAAGCAACCACAAAAACCGAAAGGACTCAAGAAAGGGGGTAAAAACATTGTGTTCTTAAATAGAAGAGTACTGTGGGCGTAAAACTGCGATAATTATAGACTACTGCGTAGCAGCATGTTGAGTGAACGCATTTGCGGTACAGACGCGCGTGCGCAATTCAGTTTAATCATGTTAATTCTTAAAATCCTCTATTTCAGGAAGAATAATCGCACCCAAAAAAGCTCAAGTGGTCGAACAGCAGAAGCTTAAGAAGGTAAGCGTTCAGTCCTCACGTAAAACCGTCCTGTGTCAGTAATAGTggtttaatgtgtgtgtttgtgtctgtggcGCAGGGTTTGGAGGTGGCCATCAGGAACAGGATCGAGCATGAAGTCACACAGAGGGCCAGCAAGTCCCTTCATAAGAAACTGAGTGTGCTGAAGACTCCAGCAGGGAAGAGCGGGACCTCTGGACCCCCAAACCCAGCTGCTGGATCCTCCACATCCACCTGAAGACAGGCAATCATGTAGTGTACTGTACAGCCGCTAGATGGCGCCATATAAAACCTGATGTGTACCTCTCTCTGGACTGACAGACTGACGTTTATTCTTCTTTCTCAaggttttttaaagaaaacacggTGTGGAAATTACATATGACAAATCTTACATGTGTGCGACAGGCCATGATATTTAAGACTCtgcttatttttatataataaataagaaatgatTGAGCtttcataatatcttcttttgaacAAAATTTACCTGGTGAAAGTCATGGATAAGCACcgctaatattttaaaacaagttgATTTCATGCTTATATCTGGTTTTATTGCCCCTTTGCCACCTTTATGTGTTTCACTGTGCATTCTATATACTTTAAAgaattgttataatataataattattgtagatGCTGTGAGCACACCTCTGCACCGAGTACGCTGAGATTCAGTGAAGAAACGGCGAGTAAACTCATGGAGTCAAATCATTAGGACAGTCCTCTCTCTCATGCTCGCTGTTGAGCAGAGACTCAGGTCCTGTGACGGCTTTCCATCATTCtctctgaagaaaaaaacaataatgttttttataactCCGTTTCAGCTTGTTTGTCTTAAACAAGTAACTTCTGTACGGTTGAGTACAAGTTAAACTCAATCAATAGCATTTGTTCCATAATATTGATTACAACAACGAAAATCCAACGCTCCTCTATTCTAGGTTAAGGAGGAACTTACAATAGAAATTGATTTAAAAGTAGAAATATGAAGTTCATATTTTCTTCTTCAGTTTTCTCgtgtattatttgagctgtaaagttcTCGTTAGGTTTAACGTCGTTTTAGGGTTCACCGCGTTGTGTTTTTTTGGCAACAAAGGTTAAAAATTGGATAGATCTAAAAAGGTTAGCAtgtaattattatgatttaatttttttacaccaAAATAATGTTAACACACATTTTGTGGTTCAGTTGACATTTTTTCTAATGTTATTGCTTTCATTCGGAGTTATTTACACTTGTTAAAGTGAGTTGGGTTTTCAAGTCAAAGTCTCAAAAAACGAGTTGGACAATGAGGgagtatttctgtgccaaataCACTCAACGTTTcagaaaggtgtttttttttgtatgatgtCATAACGACGGAATTCCTTATATGGgcacttctcctggaagagcgggaacacaaaagtgtgtttttttttttttatctttcttttataCATCTGATTAAACTAAAGACTCTtcggagatatgaaggatgcagtactactctataggtcctCAAGTTTAACATGAGattgggagagagagagtgtgtgagtgtgtttgaacATTTACAAATTGGGCCCATTCACTTTGAAGGTAAATG contains the following coding sequences:
- the LOC128019650 gene encoding vacuolar protein sorting-associated protein 54 isoform X5; the protein is MSSNQGSPPIPQSSDGLFRKPRDPSVAPRHYRRVRSLPDVCPKEPPGEAGALCDGPSVVADQHRWTVYNSKVNLPAALNDPRLAKRESDFFTKTWGLDFTETEVMPSFYLPNISREHFSSYLQETAQREKIHERCKNICLNKDDLAVPTITNNHDKARAELEQVPKIFMKPEFVLNDPATFNAVLPWSHFSVAGGKNSRDVASSRLLQEKLSHYLDVVEVSIARQISLRSEAFFHAMSSQHELQDRLRETSDAVAKLRARTAAIDRVMCRGPLQALRDTLTRNNCIKLHNKLKLMAAVHQTQPTVQLLLSTSEFVGALELIATTKEVLQQELQGIHSFRHLGSQLCEMERLIDKMMVADFSTYTQSDLSRAFEEDAQVLEKVPQQPAASGKDRLQSLVFGLLRQRKLDFLDIYSEEMIRAAKNIVRQCVMKSVSQISEIDADTVKFHEQMRLMTFHQWFDLLLDIFEHFILFLKRIKATLSVIRNVVLEVLDSSQRSRLADANHSDGRTNEEEEEAESGGPALHSGEAELAYLTHEGLFISDALNEAEQRSNAAAHAQLRAQTHTETCGSDSASVTTESSSSREHNSNTTSSLPIGGAAAISEDVMPSDLELSRVASNVQELLYTASDVSHDRCVKVLMTRAKDGSLERLSASEFVCLSQAVESFVRDTEELCGRRSMSLRGALQSQANRFVQRFHEERKTKLSLLLDNERWKQAEVPAEFQDLVDSIADGRIMLPERRHTGSEDRKPGEFLCVDAQKYAVVGTVLLLIRMFLEYCQCVNDIPSITTDILTRLADLLKHFNSRSCQLVLGAGALQVVGLKTITTRNLALASRCLQLVVHYIPVIRAHFETRLQPRQYSILRHLDHITKDYNDHIAEISAKLVAIMDSMFEKALSKYEVKAPMPSACLRNVCKQMAKMHEAINELLPEEQTQMLFLRINASFKLHLKRQLARLGVGNDGGPQYGLVMVDVAFYSENVQALRSLEHLDLNMPEIWEQKR
- the LOC128019650 gene encoding vacuolar protein sorting-associated protein 54 isoform X1, giving the protein MISRSCFISYNRYLRVMSSNQGSPPIPQSSDGLFRKPRDPSVAPRHYRRVRSLPDVCPKEPPGEAGALCDGPSVVADQHRWTVYNSKVNLPAALNDPRLAKRESDFFTKTWGLDFTETEVMPSFYLPNISREHFSSYLQETAQREKIHERCKNICLNKDDLAVPTITNNHDKARAELEQVPKIFMKPEFVLNDPATFNAVLPWSHFSVAGGKNSRDVASSRLLQEKLSHYLDVVEVSIARQISLRSEAFFHAMSSQHELQDRLRETSDAVAKLRARTAAIDRVMCRGPLQALRDTLTRNNCIKLHNKLKLMAAVHQTQPTVQLLLSTSEFVGALELIATTKEVLQQELQGIHSFRHLGSQLCEMERLIDKMMVADFSTYTQSDLSRAFEEDAQVLEKVPQQPAASGKDRLQSLVFGLLRQRKLDFLDIYSEEMIRAAKNIVRQCVMKSVSQISEIDADTVKFHEQMRLMTFHQWFDLLLDIFEHFILFLKRIKATLSVIRNVVLEVLDSSQRSRLADANHSDGRTNEEEEEAESGGPALHSGEAELAYLTHEGLFISDALNEAEQRSNAAAHAQLRAQTHTETCGSDSASVTTESSSSREHNSNTTSSLPIGGAAAISEDVMPSDLELSRVASNVQELLYTASDVSHDRCVKVLMTRAKDGSLERLSASEFVCLSQAVESFVRDTEELCGRRSMSLRGALQSQANRFVQRFHEERKTKLSLLLDNERWKQAEVPAEFQDLVDSIADGRIMLPERRHTGSEDRKPGEFLCVDAQKYAVVGTVLLLIRMFLEYCQCVNDIPSITTDILTRLADLLKHFNSRSCQLVLGAGALQVVGLKTITTRNLALASRCLQLVVHYIPVIRAHFETRLQPRQYSILRHLDHITKDYNDHIAEISAKLVAIMDSMFEKALSKYEVKAPMPSACLRNVCKQMAKMHEAINELLPEEQTQMLFLRINASFKLHLKRQLARLGVGNDGGPQYGLVMVDVAFYSENVQALRSLEHLDLNMPEIWEQKR
- the LOC128019650 gene encoding vacuolar protein sorting-associated protein 54 isoform X2; amino-acid sequence: MISRSCFISYNRYLRVMSSNQGSPPIPQSSDGLFRKPRDPSVAPRHYRRVRSLPDVCPKEPPGEAGALCDGPSVVADQHRWTVYNSKVNLPAALNDPRLAKRESDFFTKTWGLDFTETEVMPSFYLPNISREHFSSYLQETAQREKIHERCKNICLNKDDLAVPTITNNHDKARAELEQVPKIFMKPEFVLNDPATFNAVLPWSHFSVAGGKNSRDVASSRLLQEKLSHYLDVVEVSIARQISLRSEAFFHAMSSQHELQDRLRETSDAVAKLRARTAAIDRVMCRGPLQALRDTLTRNNCIKLHNKLKLMAAVHQTQPTVQLLLSTSEFVGALELIATTKEVLQQELQGIHSFRHLGSQLCEMERLIDKMMVADFSTYTQSDLSRAFEEDAQVLEKVPQQPAASGKDRLQSLVFGLLRQRKLDFLDIYSEEMIRAAKNIVRQCVMKSVSQISEIDADTVKFHEQMRLMTFHQWFDLLLDIFEHFILFLKRIKATLSVIRNVVLEVLDSSQRSRLADANHSDGRTNEEEEEAESGGPALHSGEAELAYLTHEGLFISDALNEAEQRSNAAAHAQLRAQTHTETCGSDSASVTTESSSSREHNSNTTSSLPIGGAAAIEDVMPSDLELSRVASNVQELLYTASDVSHDRCVKVLMTRAKDGSLERLSASEFVCLSQAVESFVRDTEELCGRRSMSLRGALQSQANRFVQRFHEERKTKLSLLLDNERWKQAEVPAEFQDLVDSIADGRIMLPERRHTGSEDRKPGEFLCVDAQKYAVVGTVLLLIRMFLEYCQCVNDIPSITTDILTRLADLLKHFNSRSCQLVLGAGALQVVGLKTITTRNLALASRCLQLVVHYIPVIRAHFETRLQPRQYSILRHLDHITKDYNDHIAEISAKLVAIMDSMFEKALSKYEVKAPMPSACLRNVCKQMAKMHEAINELLPEEQTQMLFLRINASFKLHLKRQLARLGVGNDGGPQYGLVMVDVAFYSENVQALRSLEHLDLNMPEIWEQKR
- the LOC128019650 gene encoding vacuolar protein sorting-associated protein 54 isoform X4; this encodes MISRSCFISYNRYLRVMSSNQGSPPIPQSSDGLFRKPRDPSVAPRHYRRVRSLPDVCPKEPPGEAGALCDGPSVVADQHRWTVYNSKVNLPAALNDPRLAKRESDFFTKTWGLDFTETEVMPSFYLPNISREHFSSYLQETAQREKIHERCKNICLNKDDLAVPTITNNHDKARAELEQVPKIFMKPEFVLNDPATFNAVLPWSHFSVAGGKNSRDVASSRLLQEKLSHYLDVVEVSIARQISLRSEAFFHAMSSQHELQDRLRETSDAVAKLRARTAAIDRVMCRGPLQALRDTLTRNNCIKLHNKLKLMAAVHQTQPTVQLLLSTSEFVGALELIATTKEVLQQELQGIHSFRHLGSQLCEMERLIDKMMVADFSTYTQSDLSRAFEEDAQVLEKDRLQSLVFGLLRQRKLDFLDIYSEEMIRAAKNIVRQCVMKSVSQISEIDADTVKFHEQMRLMTFHQWFDLLLDIFEHFILFLKRIKATLSVIRNVVLEVLDSSQRSRLADANHSDGRTNEEEEEAESGGPALHSGEAELAYLTHEGLFISDALNEAEQRSNAAAHAQLRAQTHTETCGSDSASVTTESSSSREHNSNTTSSLPIGGAAAIEDVMPSDLELSRVASNVQELLYTASDVSHDRCVKVLMTRAKDGSLERLSASEFVCLSQAVESFVRDTEELCGRRSMSLRGALQSQANRFVQRFHEERKTKLSLLLDNERWKQAEVPAEFQDLVDSIADGRIMLPERRHTGSEDRKPGEFLCVDAQKYAVVGTVLLLIRMFLEYCQCVNDIPSITTDILTRLADLLKHFNSRSCQLVLGAGALQVVGLKTITTRNLALASRCLQLVVHYIPVIRAHFETRLQPRQYSILRHLDHITKDYNDHIAEISAKLVAIMDSMFEKALSKYEVKAPMPSACLRNVCKQMAKMHEAINELLPEEQTQMLFLRINASFKLHLKRQLARLGVGNDGGPQYGLVMVDVAFYSENVQALRSLEHLDLNMPEIWEQKR
- the LOC128019650 gene encoding vacuolar protein sorting-associated protein 54 isoform X3, whose amino-acid sequence is MISRSCFISYNRYLRVMSSNQGSPPIPQSSDGLFRKPRDPSVAPRHYRRVRSLPDVCPKEPPGEAGALCDGPSVVADQHRWTVYNSKVNLPAALNDPRLAKRESDFFTKTWGLDFTETEVMPSFYLPNISREHFSSYLQETAQREKIHERCKNICLNKDDLAVPTITNNHDKARAELEQVPKIFMKPEFVLNDPATFNAVLPWSHFSVAGGKNSRDVASSRLLQEKLSHYLDVVEVSIARQISLRSEAFFHAMSSQHELQDRLRETSDAVAKLRARTAAIDRVMCRGPLQALRDTLTRNNCIKLHNKLKLMAAVHQTQPTVQLLLSTSEFVGALELIATTKEVLQQELQGIHSFRHLGSQLCEMERLIDKMMVADFSTYTQSDLSRAFEEDAQVLEKDRLQSLVFGLLRQRKLDFLDIYSEEMIRAAKNIVRQCVMKSVSQISEIDADTVKFHEQMRLMTFHQWFDLLLDIFEHFILFLKRIKATLSVIRNVVLEVLDSSQRSRLADANHSDGRTNEEEEEAESGGPALHSGEAELAYLTHEGLFISDALNEAEQRSNAAAHAQLRAQTHTETCGSDSASVTTESSSSREHNSNTTSSLPIGGAAAISEDVMPSDLELSRVASNVQELLYTASDVSHDRCVKVLMTRAKDGSLERLSASEFVCLSQAVESFVRDTEELCGRRSMSLRGALQSQANRFVQRFHEERKTKLSLLLDNERWKQAEVPAEFQDLVDSIADGRIMLPERRHTGSEDRKPGEFLCVDAQKYAVVGTVLLLIRMFLEYCQCVNDIPSITTDILTRLADLLKHFNSRSCQLVLGAGALQVVGLKTITTRNLALASRCLQLVVHYIPVIRAHFETRLQPRQYSILRHLDHITKDYNDHIAEISAKLVAIMDSMFEKALSKYEVKAPMPSACLRNVCKQMAKMHEAINELLPEEQTQMLFLRINASFKLHLKRQLARLGVGNDGGPQYGLVMVDVAFYSENVQALRSLEHLDLNMPEIWEQKR
- the LOC128019650 gene encoding vacuolar protein sorting-associated protein 54 isoform X6, producing MSSNQGSPPIPQSSDGLFRKPRDPSVAPRHYRRVRSLPDVCPKEPPGEAGALCDGPSVVADQHRWTVYNSKVNLPAALNDPRLAKRESDFFTKTWGLDFTETEVMPSFYLPNISREHFSSYLQETAQREKIHERCKNICLNKDDLAVPTITNNHDKARAELEQVPKIFMKPEFVLNDPATFNAVLPWSHFSVAGGKNSRDVASSRLLQEKLSHYLDVVEVSIARQISLRSEAFFHAMSSQHELQDRLRETSDAVAKLRARTAAIDRVMCRGPLQALRDTLTRNNCIKLHNKLKLMAAVHQTQPTVQLLLSTSEFVGALELIATTKEVLQQELQGIHSFRHLGSQLCEMERLIDKMMVADFSTYTQSDLSRAFEEDAQVLEKDRLQSLVFGLLRQRKLDFLDIYSEEMIRAAKNIVRQCVMKSVSQISEIDADTVKFHEQMRLMTFHQWFDLLLDIFEHFILFLKRIKATLSVIRNVVLEVLDSSQRSRLADANHSDGRTNEEEEEAESGGPALHSGEAELAYLTHEGLFISDALNEAEQRSNAAAHAQLRAQTHTETCGSDSASVTTESSSSREHNSNTTSSLPIGGAAAISEDVMPSDLELSRVASNVQELLYTASDVSHDRCVKVLMTRAKDGSLERLSASEFVCLSQAVESFVRDTEELCGRRSMSLRGALQSQANRFVQRFHEERKTKLSLLLDNERWKQAEVPAEFQDLVDSIADGRIMLPERRHTGSEDRKPGEFLCVDAQKYAVVGTVLLLIRMFLEYCQCVNDIPSITTDILTRLADLLKHFNSRSCQLVLGAGALQVVGLKTITTRNLALASRCLQLVVHYIPVIRAHFETRLQPRQYSILRHLDHITKDYNDHIAEISAKLVAIMDSMFEKALSKYEVKAPMPSACLRNVCKQMAKMHEAINELLPEEQTQMLFLRINASFKLHLKRQLARLGVGNDGGPQYGLVMVDVAFYSENVQALRSLEHLDLNMPEIWEQKR
- the ca1h19orf53 gene encoding leydig cell tumor 10 kDa protein homolog, giving the protein MPQGKQKFKAQRPGGAKKQPQKPKGLKKGGRIIAPKKAQVVEQQKLKKGLEVAIRNRIEHEVTQRASKSLHKKLSVLKTPAGKSGTSGPPNPAAGSSTST